A window from uncultured Desulfobacter sp. encodes these proteins:
- a CDS encoding DUF932 domain-containing protein has translation MTNTTTLENVINAVHQNSINHFDEVIPVHEMEFNSLKQMWISGKQVDVAPTAQRLLSNRLRVPYSYLSRCPEDLQARNLNFWIEQERQRRDTFFCRFNGSTLRAVFTERYKPLDNMEILAQLIKQGFNHNLKVQYSLDHGMFLLKIPEFEKAFGVKSGNGFFDEVVPGIAFSNSEVGLIAFSIESFFYRLVCTNGLISVARAKTARFKHISSRGLDNFPEALSAVIEGSSHNQEDFKLSCQSHVDDPFGSIDVFSRRFGLSQNEADIVKKSFEQEPGNTLFHIINAFTASAKAEGLATVDVYKFEKAGGQILSLVKS, from the coding sequence ATGACGAACACCACAACTCTCGAAAACGTAATCAACGCAGTTCACCAGAATTCTATCAATCATTTTGATGAAGTTATACCCGTTCATGAAATGGAATTTAACAGCCTCAAACAAATGTGGATTTCAGGCAAACAGGTGGATGTGGCTCCCACAGCCCAGCGCCTTCTTTCCAACCGCCTGCGGGTGCCTTATTCGTATCTGTCCCGCTGCCCGGAAGATTTGCAGGCCCGCAATCTGAATTTTTGGATTGAGCAGGAGCGCCAGCGCCGGGATACATTCTTTTGCAGATTTAATGGCTCAACCCTTCGCGCCGTATTTACCGAGCGGTATAAGCCCCTCGACAACATGGAGATCCTGGCACAACTCATTAAACAGGGCTTTAATCACAACCTGAAAGTTCAGTATTCCCTTGATCACGGCATGTTCCTGTTGAAGATACCGGAGTTCGAAAAGGCATTTGGTGTTAAATCCGGCAATGGATTCTTTGATGAAGTAGTGCCCGGCATTGCCTTTAGCAACAGTGAAGTTGGCTTAATCGCCTTCAGCATCGAATCCTTCTTTTATCGGCTGGTCTGCACCAACGGGTTGATTTCCGTTGCCAGAGCAAAGACCGCCAGGTTCAAGCATATCAGCAGCCGGGGGCTGGACAACTTCCCCGAGGCCTTGTCCGCAGTTATCGAAGGCTCTTCCCACAATCAGGAAGATTTCAAGCTGTCCTGCCAATCGCACGTTGACGATCCCTTCGGTTCAATTGATGTATTCAGCAGGCGTTTCGGGCTATCGCAAAATGAAGCTGACATAGTCAAGAAATCCTTTGAACAGGAGCCGGGGAATACTCTTTTCCACATTATCAATGCCTTCACAGCTTCAGCCAAGGCCGAAGGCCTGGCAACAGTCGACGTATATAAATTTGAGAAAGCCGGGGGCCAGATCCTCTCCCTGGTTAAATCCTGA
- a CDS encoding DUF2958 domain-containing protein: MKNTPKEAQLATIPGLYQTEHIPTQDKIIYAHFHIGQSHWFIAEFDQVDTMFGFCILNGDLEMAEWGYVSFQDLKNIKILGLYQVEYDVYWTPKPAGQIELIRRGGGIITDPRDEESGGHWKWHTLQN, translated from the coding sequence ATGAAAAACACACCGAAAGAAGCACAATTGGCAACCATCCCCGGTCTTTACCAAACTGAACACATCCCGACCCAAGACAAAATCATCTACGCCCATTTTCACATTGGTCAGTCCCACTGGTTTATCGCAGAGTTTGACCAGGTAGATACGATGTTCGGCTTTTGCATTCTGAATGGTGATTTGGAAATGGCAGAGTGGGGATACGTTAGCTTCCAGGATCTAAAAAACATCAAGATTCTCGGGCTATACCAAGTTGAATATGATGTTTACTGGACACCGAAGCCTGCGGGGCAAATTGAATTGATCCGGCGTGGTGGCGGAATTATCACCGACCCAAGAGATGAAGAAAGCGGAGGGCATTGGAAATGGCATACACTCCAAAATTGA